AATATACATTCAAATGATGTTAATATAGTTAATTGAATTTTAAAAAAATATACTATATAATATTACTAAAGAAACCCGGGATATATAAAGATTAATTTGTTGAAAATTTATTTTTTGGAGGGGAAAATGAAGTTCAAGAAAGTGATTTTAACGGCAGCGGCTACGGCATTTATATTGCAGGCAAGTGTATATGCGGCTGATTTAACAGCATCATATTCAATGAATGATATGACAGGATTAACCTATATGGGTACGGTGTCGAATATACTCGGTCAAAAAATAATGCGGTAGAATTTAACGGCGGAAGTGCGACTTTAAGTCAAATTCCGTTAAGCGATAATTTTACTGTATCAGCATGGATAAAACCGAGCGGAATAACTTCGTGGGAAAGAGTATTTGACTTTGGCTCTGACCAAAAGAATTATATATTTCTTACCGTAAACAACGGTAACGGTTATCCGCGTTTGGCGGTGAAATACAATAATCAAATAGAGCAAAATATTACATCTTCGGTATCGTTTAATAAAAATGTTTGGTCATACGTAACTGTTACAATGAAAGATAATAAGGCGACAATGTATATAAACGGTGAGAGTGTTGCAAGCGGTAATATTACGGTGTCTATGAGTTCGCTTGCGTCTTCGGCTGCAAATTATATTGCTAAATCTCAATATACTTCAGATCCTAATTATACTGGTTGTATTGATGAAATGGAAATATACAATGACGCATTAACACAAGACGAAATTATAACACGAATGCAGGCTACTGCGGCAGAAGTTAAATCTATAGAAACAACAGATTTAACAGTAAAAGTCGGTGACAAAATTAAGCTGCCGTCAGAAGTAGATGTATCGTACACAAACGGAATGACAAGCAAAACGATAGTTGACTGGGGAGAAGTGAGCAGTTATACCGAAAAGGGAACGTATAAAGTAACAGGTACTACGAAAATAGCAGGAAAAAGCTACGATGTTATCGCGAATATAACTGTTGAAACGGATTCTTTGGACGATAATTATTCTGTAATCCGTAATATGAATATTGTTAAAAATTCGGGTTCATCATTTGTTGAAGCGGAGTATGTTGTAACATCTGAACTAACCGATACTTTGGTTTTAAAAATGCAAATTTACAGTGGTGATACACTTCTGTCGGAAGATACAAAAGATTTTGTGCCGTCCGACAATACTGTAAAAATGAAGAAAGATATTAGAGATTATAAGGGCAATTTGACTGTAAAAACAGACGTTTATAACAAATCAACAGGAAAGGCAATTTCAAGCGTAATGGAAAGAAAAATAGATAATACAGGTAACTTTGCCGGAGGCGACAGAGTTAATTTAGAGAAAGACAGTTTGTTTGAGAAAAGCGAACAGGTAGGACTTAAATATGTACTGTCAATAGATGTTGACAGACTTCTTGCACCGTCATATGAAATGCACGGATTAACCGCCCCGAATAATGCACAACGTTACGGCGGTTGGGAAAGAAAAGGTGCAAGCAACTGGGGAAGTTCAAAAGATACATTCACACTTGCAGGGCATTCGTTGGGACATTGGATGAGTGCAGCTGCGGTATTATATCGTGATACAGGCAATGAAGAAGTTTTGACTAAACTTAATTATGCGGTAACTAAACTCGATGAACTTCAAAAGACTTCAAATTCACCATATATAGGCGGATGTAGCGAAGATTGTTTTACAAAACTGTTTAGCGGTAATACCAAGTGGGCTGATAACTATTGGGTGCCATGGTACGGAATACACAAAATATATCAAGGCTTGCTTGACGCGTATGACTATACAGAAAATGACACTGCTTATGAAGTATTGAAAAAATTTGCAGATTGGGCAGTTGACGGTACATCAAATCTTACTGACGCACAAATGCAGTCAATGCTTGACGTTGAATACGGCGGTATGAATGAAATTCTTGCGAGAATGTATGAAATTACAGGTGATGAAAAATATTTGGATACGGCAAGAAGATTTACTCACGATTCGATTTTAAATCCGCTTATACAAGGTAAGGACAGTTTGACAGGACTTCACGCAAATACTCAAATACCGAAAATAATCGGTGCGGCAGAAATATACGAACAAAATCCGGAGAAATATGCCGATTATAAAAAGGCTTGCGAAAATTTCTGGAATTACGTTGTAAACAATCGTTCATACGCAATAGGCGGTAACTCGATTGCCGAACATTTCGAGGCAGAGGGTGCAGAGACACTTGGAGTTAAGACTTGCGAAAGCTGTAATACATATAATATGATGCGTCTGTCTGAGCATTTATTCGCTTGGAAACATGACAGTGCATATATGGATTGGTATGAAAAGGCTTTGTACAACCATATTCTCGGTCAGCAAGAGCCTGAAACAGGTGCAAAAATGTACTTTGTATCGCTTTTGCAAGGACACCACAGAGTATATGAGCAAAAGGATAAATCTTGGTGGTGTTGTACGGGTACAGGTATGGAGAACCCGGGAAGATACACAAGATGTGCGTATTATGAAGACGGTGACGATTTATATGTAAATCTTTATATGCCGGGTACATATGAATGGGAAGAAAAAGGTCTTACATTCACTGTTGAAACAACATATCCTTATTCCGACAAGGTACAAATTAAAGTCGCAGGAACAGGAAGTGCAAATATCAACCTACGAGCTCCGTCATGGCTTGAAAGTGATATGACAGTAAAAGCAGGCAATAAGACGTATACATCAAAGGGCGGAGAATATCTTGCTATATCTAACGAATGGAAAGACGGCGACATTATAGATATTACAATTCCAATGTCTGTTACAGTATACAATTCAAGAATTGACGGACAGATAGCATATCAATACGGCCCTATTGTCTTAGCGGCTGAACTTGGAAATGTTGACGGAGTAAGCGGTGTAAATGAATATATTTCAAACGAAACAAAGATTGACAGTGTAACTACTGATGTTCCGTATATTGTCGGCAATTCAAACAATTTAGATAAATATGTAGATACAGTTGATACAAGTAAGCTGACATTTAAAATTAAAGCTGAAAATTCATCAACAGGTAAGGCTATTGAATTAAAACCGTTCTATGAAATTCACCACAGTTTCTATACTGTATATTTCAACGTAGGAAACGGTGTGAATGAATATGATAAACGTCTGAACAGTGCAACGATTGACAGAGTTGAACCGGACGGTCAGCAGGACGAACTCGGACACGGTTTGGCAAGTAAAAATTCAAATAACGGCAGTTTTACAAGCGGTACAAAAACATATTACTGGCGTGACGCATACGGTAGTGACAACGCATATTTCCAATATTCTTTGGAAGTGGATAAGAGCAATAAAAATTATCTGTTTGTAAGATATTGGGGCAGCGACGGACCGTTTATAAAAAATAATGTAAATTATACGCGTGATTTCTATATCTATATTGATGATAATAAATTTGCCGAACAAACGCTTAACAACGAAAAGATGAATAACGCATATGATGTATTCTATGAAATTCCGGAAGAATATACAAATGGTAAAGACAGTGTTACAGTTAAATTTGTACCAAAGAACAGTACAACTTGTGCAGGCGGTGTTATTGAGGCAAGAATCACTAATGATGATTTAAAATGTGTAAAGATAACTGCTGATTATAACGATAATGGAACATTAAAAAATATGGATACAGAAAAAATCAGCATTGAGGACATAAAGCAAACCGAAAACACGTCATCACACAAAGAGTTTTATTGGGAATCGACGGACAATATGAAACCGATAATTACTGAGGAATAGAAAAAAATTTTCCCTGCAATTTGTTTTGCAGAGAATTTTTATTTCCCAAAACTTTTAGCATAAAATCGGAATTTGTCTAAAAATATTCGCTTTACTAAAAATAATCTATATGCTATAATAAATCAAAATTCAAGAGAAAGTATGATTAATATGGAAATTGTAAAATATAAACCCGAATACAAAAACGATTTTATCCGTCTGAGCAAGAATTGGATAACAAAATACTTTGCACTTGAAAGTGATGATTTTGAAGTTTTTGAAAATATATATAAACTTATCAAAAACGGTGCAATGATTTATTTTGCTATTGAAAACGGTGTAGTTTACGCAACTTGTATGGCACAGCCTATGACAAATAATGAGTGGGAAATATGTAAACTTGCCGCAGACGAAAGATATGATGGACACGGTGCGGGAAGTGCTGTTTTTAAAGCGTGTATGGATTATGCCTTGGAAAACGGTGCCAATAAACTTACAATCCTGTCAAACAGTATTTTAAAACCGGCATTGCATATATATGAAAAATACGGCTTTTATGAAATTCCTGTCGATAATACACATCATTATAAACGTGTGGATATTCAATTTGAATATGCGGCAAAATGATTTAATACCCTTTGTGTGAAAGCATAAAGGGTATTTTTGTGTTCTGTATTGTATGCTATGTGAATATAATAATCAGAGGGGGTGCTTGTCTTGATTAAAATAACAAACTATTTAAGAGTTAATGTACTGACAATCGCCTTGTTTGTGTTTTGCATTATATTTAATAAAGCGGATATGCTTTGCGTCACATATGCGGTTATGATTTTGCACGAATTGGCACATTGCCTTGCGGCTGTGTGTATAGGGCTTAAAATATCGCATATTGACTTTTATCCGTTCGGTGTCAATTTGAAATTAAAAAATAAACTTGTATATTCACTTGCAGATGAAATGATATTATATTTCAGCGGACCGTTTTGTAATATTTTATTTGCACTTATCGCAATGATTGTGTACAGCTGTTATCCGAATGAAAGTGTAAAGTTTTTTTATATAAGCAATACTATGCTGTTTTGTATGAATATGATTCCGTCAGTACCTTTGGACGGCGGTATTTTGCTCAAAAAGATTATAGCATACAGACTCGGATATAACAGTGCAA
Above is a window of Hominilimicola fabiformis DNA encoding:
- a CDS encoding beta-L-arabinofuranosidase domain-containing protein produces the protein MNLYGYGVEYTRSKNNAVEFNGGSATLSQIPLSDNFTVSAWIKPSGITSWERVFDFGSDQKNYIFLTVNNGNGYPRLAVKYNNQIEQNITSSVSFNKNVWSYVTVTMKDNKATMYINGESVASGNITVSMSSLASSAANYIAKSQYTSDPNYTGCIDEMEIYNDALTQDEIITRMQATAAEVKSIETTDLTVKVGDKIKLPSEVDVSYTNGMTSKTIVDWGEVSSYTEKGTYKVTGTTKIAGKSYDVIANITVETDSLDDNYSVIRNMNIVKNSGSSFVEAEYVVTSELTDTLVLKMQIYSGDTLLSEDTKDFVPSDNTVKMKKDIRDYKGNLTVKTDVYNKSTGKAISSVMERKIDNTGNFAGGDRVNLEKDSLFEKSEQVGLKYVLSIDVDRLLAPSYEMHGLTAPNNAQRYGGWERKGASNWGSSKDTFTLAGHSLGHWMSAAAVLYRDTGNEEVLTKLNYAVTKLDELQKTSNSPYIGGCSEDCFTKLFSGNTKWADNYWVPWYGIHKIYQGLLDAYDYTENDTAYEVLKKFADWAVDGTSNLTDAQMQSMLDVEYGGMNEILARMYEITGDEKYLDTARRFTHDSILNPLIQGKDSLTGLHANTQIPKIIGAAEIYEQNPEKYADYKKACENFWNYVVNNRSYAIGGNSIAEHFEAEGAETLGVKTCESCNTYNMMRLSEHLFAWKHDSAYMDWYEKALYNHILGQQEPETGAKMYFVSLLQGHHRVYEQKDKSWWCCTGTGMENPGRYTRCAYYEDGDDLYVNLYMPGTYEWEEKGLTFTVETTYPYSDKVQIKVAGTGSANINLRAPSWLESDMTVKAGNKTYTSKGGEYLAISNEWKDGDIIDITIPMSVTVYNSRIDGQIAYQYGPIVLAAELGNVDGVSGVNEYISNETKIDSVTTDVPYIVGNSNNLDKYVDTVDTSKLTFKIKAENSSTGKAIELKPFYEIHHSFYTVYFNVGNGVNEYDKRLNSATIDRVEPDGQQDELGHGLASKNSNNGSFTSGTKTYYWRDAYGSDNAYFQYSLEVDKSNKNYLFVRYWGSDGPFIKNNVNYTRDFYIYIDDNKFAEQTLNNEKMNNAYDVFYEIPEEYTNGKDSVTVKFVPKNSTTCAGGVIEARITNDDLKCVKITADYNDNGTLKNMDTEKISIEDIKQTENTSSHKEFYWESTDNMKPIITEE
- a CDS encoding GNAT family N-acetyltransferase; this encodes MINMEIVKYKPEYKNDFIRLSKNWITKYFALESDDFEVFENIYKLIKNGAMIYFAIENGVVYATCMAQPMTNNEWEICKLAADERYDGHGAGSAVFKACMDYALENGANKLTILSNSILKPALHIYEKYGFYEIPVDNTHHYKRVDIQFEYAAK